Proteins from a genomic interval of Micromonospora sp. NBC_00389:
- a CDS encoding D-alanyl-D-alanine carboxypeptidase family protein translates to MLDSATTQVIEPVPPQPPSRRHARGLSVLISGLLTVLLAGTALVAVEPLRRPLPAPTVTRTLPASTIIPGTPPAVPWPKTGQAALSVEGLGSLGTSGGSNPVPIASVAKVMTAYLILTEHPLKRGQQGPKLTVSAKQAAAYPRELARGESLVPVVAGAVFTERQALQAVLLPSANNMARILAAWDAGSVEAFVAKMNDTAAALGMTHTHYTDPAGLDPDTMSTAVDQVILARKAMQLPAFAEIVAQKKATLPIAGIVQNYNSLVGQDGVVGIKTGSTDEAGGCLVFAAVVKVGGRKITVVGAVLGQPGANTPVQLDRVFRATRPLVRTAAAAITVHSIVQAGDQVATVRGPLGASTTINASKDLTVVGWPGMRVRLDIDIPAVPARLPAKAEHGRVSAVVGEGTPVATALRTGVRLEAPSTWDRIRQHR, encoded by the coding sequence ATGCTCGACTCTGCCACGACCCAGGTGATCGAACCGGTCCCGCCACAACCGCCGAGTCGGCGTCACGCACGCGGCCTCTCGGTGCTGATCAGTGGCCTGCTGACCGTGCTCCTGGCCGGTACCGCGTTGGTCGCGGTCGAGCCGCTGCGCCGCCCGTTGCCCGCGCCGACCGTCACGCGGACCCTGCCGGCGTCGACGATCATCCCCGGCACGCCCCCGGCGGTGCCGTGGCCGAAGACCGGGCAGGCTGCCCTCTCGGTCGAAGGGCTGGGCTCGCTTGGCACGTCGGGCGGGAGTAACCCGGTGCCGATCGCGAGCGTGGCCAAGGTGATGACCGCGTACCTCATCCTGACCGAGCACCCGCTCAAGCGAGGCCAGCAGGGACCGAAGCTCACCGTCAGCGCAAAGCAGGCCGCCGCATACCCGAGAGAGCTGGCGCGCGGCGAGTCCCTCGTGCCGGTCGTCGCGGGCGCGGTCTTCACCGAACGCCAGGCACTCCAGGCGGTGCTGCTCCCGTCGGCGAACAACATGGCGCGGATCCTCGCCGCCTGGGACGCCGGCAGCGTCGAGGCCTTCGTCGCCAAGATGAACGACACCGCCGCCGCGCTCGGCATGACCCACACCCACTACACCGATCCGGCCGGGCTCGACCCGGACACCATGAGCACCGCCGTCGACCAGGTGATCCTGGCCCGCAAGGCGATGCAACTGCCGGCGTTCGCGGAGATCGTGGCGCAGAAGAAGGCCACCCTGCCCATCGCCGGCATCGTGCAGAACTACAACTCCCTGGTCGGCCAAGACGGCGTCGTGGGGATCAAGACCGGGTCCACCGACGAGGCCGGCGGCTGCCTCGTCTTCGCCGCCGTCGTCAAGGTCGGCGGCCGGAAAATCACCGTCGTGGGCGCCGTCCTGGGGCAGCCCGGCGCCAACACCCCTGTGCAGCTGGACCGGGTGTTCCGGGCGACCCGTCCGCTGGTCCGCACCGCCGCCGCCGCGATTACGGTGCACTCGATCGTCCAGGCCGGCGATCAGGTCGCCACCGTGCGGGGGCCGCTCGGCGCCAGCACGACGATCAACGCGTCGAAGGACCTGACCGTGGTGGGGTGGCCGGGCATGCGGGTAAGGCTGGACATCGACATCCCGGCCGTACCGGCACGGCTGCCGGCCAAGGCCGAACACGGCCGGGTCAGCGCGGTCGTCGGCGAGGGCACGCCGGTCGCCACCGCGCTACGCACCGGCGTACGGCTGGAGGCGCCCAGCACCTGGGATCGCATCCGACAGCACCGCTGA
- a CDS encoding CU044_5270 family protein yields the protein MNDLKTLDKFGRTLDPDTAVPPARLRHRVLTEARHPHGRFRAPRFTAPRFGWRMAAVGGMAAVLTAGVLVTQVVPMDGQAPASSASAAERILAAAAAQAQRQPAVTVPGNQFVYIESIATALSRNEAEPGPGTTRPTQRQIWLSADGSRDGLLRERPRGGAGDWDETPLPGCRDGKSVATKYGKTAEVECTPTPGHHADVPTDADAMLVYLYAKGAGTKNPRDQQAFTAAGDLIREAYLSPASLAAVFTAVAKIPGVRVVGDVTDEAGRAGVALALNEVQGFRTELIFDRQSYAYLGERSVVVRDQDGMKAGQTINSTAVLTVAVVSSAGQLPK from the coding sequence ATGAACGACCTGAAGACCCTGGACAAATTCGGCAGGACGCTCGACCCGGACACGGCCGTCCCGCCGGCCCGGCTGCGACACCGCGTGCTGACCGAGGCGAGGCATCCCCACGGCCGGTTCCGGGCGCCCCGGTTCACTGCGCCCCGGTTCGGTTGGCGCATGGCCGCGGTGGGCGGGATGGCGGCGGTGCTCACCGCCGGCGTCCTGGTCACCCAGGTAGTGCCGATGGACGGCCAGGCCCCGGCGTCCAGTGCGTCGGCCGCTGAGCGGATCCTGGCCGCCGCCGCCGCCCAGGCGCAACGCCAGCCCGCCGTCACCGTGCCAGGCAACCAGTTCGTCTACATCGAGTCGATTGCCACGGCGCTGAGCCGGAACGAGGCCGAGCCCGGGCCGGGGACGACCAGACCGACGCAGCGCCAGATCTGGCTCTCCGCCGACGGCAGCCGGGACGGGCTGCTCCGCGAGCGTCCGCGCGGCGGCGCCGGTGACTGGGACGAGACCCCGCTGCCCGGCTGCCGCGACGGCAAGAGTGTCGCCACCAAGTACGGAAAGACCGCCGAGGTGGAGTGCACGCCCACCCCCGGCCACCACGCGGACGTGCCGACCGACGCCGACGCCATGCTGGTGTACCTCTACGCCAAGGGAGCGGGCACCAAGAACCCGCGCGACCAACAGGCGTTCACCGCGGCCGGCGACCTGATCCGGGAGGCGTACCTGTCGCCGGCGTCGCTCGCCGCGGTCTTCACCGCGGTCGCCAAGATTCCCGGTGTACGGGTGGTCGGCGACGTCACAGACGAGGCCGGGCGGGCCGGGGTGGCGCTGGCTCTGAACGAGGTGCAGGGCTTCCGCACCGAGCTGATCTTCGACCGGCAGAGCTACGCGTACCTCGGTGAGCGGTCGGTGGTCGTCCGCGACCAGGACGGGATGAAGGCCGGACAGACGATCAACTCGACGGCGGTGCTGACCGTCGCAGTCGTCAGCAGCGCCGGGCAACTGCCGAAGTGA
- a CDS encoding RNA polymerase sigma factor has product MTAVVGGGVSDATAIAESRSDAEQFGVLYDRYAAQLYRYAHRRIGPERAEDVVAETFLAAFRRRGAYDLTRTDARPWFYGILTKEIARHRRAEEARYRAMGRAGSGDIADGFADRVAASVSAQANRRPLVDALRRLTPGDRDVLLLVAWSDLSYEEVAETLHIKIGTVRSRLHRARRKLRDALGDTNPADFLEVDR; this is encoded by the coding sequence GTGACCGCGGTGGTGGGCGGTGGCGTCAGCGATGCCACGGCCATCGCGGAGTCCCGGAGTGACGCCGAACAGTTCGGGGTGCTGTACGACCGGTACGCCGCCCAGCTCTACCGATACGCCCACCGGCGGATCGGGCCGGAACGCGCCGAGGACGTGGTCGCCGAGACCTTCCTCGCCGCGTTCCGGCGGCGGGGGGCCTACGACCTCACCCGCACTGACGCCCGACCGTGGTTCTACGGCATCCTCACCAAAGAGATCGCCCGGCACCGCCGGGCCGAGGAGGCCCGCTACCGGGCCATGGGACGGGCCGGGAGCGGCGACATCGCCGACGGGTTCGCCGACCGCGTCGCCGCCTCGGTCAGCGCCCAGGCGAACCGCCGCCCGCTGGTCGACGCGCTACGCCGACTCACTCCCGGCGACCGCGACGTGCTGCTGCTCGTCGCCTGGAGCGATCTCAGCTATGAGGAGGTCGCCGAGACCCTACACATCAAGATCGGCACGGTGCGCTCCCGGCTGCACCGCGCCCGCCGGAAGCTGCGCGACGCGCTCGGCGACACCAACCCCGCTGACTTCCTCGAGGTGGACCGATGA
- a CDS encoding amylo-alpha-1,6-glucosidase, whose translation MTEDLVRLLDGNTFVVSEDTGDFDASPTIPTGLFSFDTRFLSKWLLSIDGERLSALTVDDIEYFETRFFLVPVAPTPLVDPKISAIRERSIGSSFHERLTVVNHQGEPVDLRIRFEVGSDFADLFEIKDVREKKGDYYTRVENGCLRLGYKREQFQRETVISSTEPARIDEHGLTYDVRIGPRAEWVTELHVQTLGLNGRDIRESLQGSPGRVKKEMRLDLDRWLAERPRLVCDSESLMRTYRRSLVDLAALRFTPLTAGGQRLPAAGLPWFMAIFGRDSIFTSLQALPFAPHLAATTLRLLTLVQGVVLDDFREEEPGKIMHELRYGETVGFEEQPHSPYFGSADATPLYVILIDEYERWTGDDNAVRLLERSARAALHWIGEYGDIMGNGYIWYQRRNEVNGLENQCWKDSWDAISYRDGRLPGLPRATCELQGYAYDAKIRGARLAREFWNDPAYADRLEREAAELKERFNRDFWVEDGEYYALALDADGGQVDALSSNIGHLLWSGIVDQSRAAKIAEHLLGPRLFSGWGVRTLAKGEARYNPLGYHVGTVWPFDNSFIAWGLRRYGFTQEAAHIAQGIIDAAEFFDGRLPEAFAGHDRELTRYPVRYPTACSPQAWSTGTPLLLLRTMLGLEPRGEHMVTRPAVSREIGRIELRDIPGRWGRADAFGRGRID comes from the coding sequence ATGACTGAGGATCTCGTCAGGCTTCTCGACGGCAACACTTTCGTGGTCAGTGAGGACACCGGCGACTTCGACGCGTCTCCCACCATCCCGACCGGCCTGTTCTCGTTTGATACCCGGTTCCTGTCGAAATGGCTGCTCAGCATCGACGGTGAACGACTCAGCGCGCTCACGGTCGACGACATCGAGTACTTCGAAACGCGGTTCTTTCTCGTCCCGGTTGCTCCGACTCCTCTTGTCGACCCCAAGATTTCGGCCATCCGCGAACGCTCGATCGGTAGCAGCTTCCACGAACGGTTGACGGTGGTCAACCACCAAGGTGAGCCGGTCGACCTCCGGATCCGGTTCGAGGTCGGCAGCGACTTCGCCGATCTGTTCGAGATCAAAGACGTGCGGGAGAAGAAGGGAGATTACTACACGCGGGTCGAAAACGGGTGCCTGCGCCTCGGCTACAAGCGCGAGCAGTTCCAGCGGGAGACAGTCATCTCCAGCACCGAGCCGGCCCGGATCGACGAGCACGGGCTGACGTACGACGTCAGGATCGGGCCACGTGCCGAATGGGTAACCGAGCTGCACGTGCAGACATTGGGCTTGAACGGCCGTGATATCCGGGAGAGCCTCCAGGGCAGTCCCGGTCGGGTCAAGAAGGAGATGCGCCTGGACCTGGACCGGTGGCTCGCTGAAAGACCCCGCCTGGTCTGCGACTCCGAATCACTGATGAGGACCTACCGGCGCAGCCTCGTCGACCTCGCCGCGCTGCGTTTCACGCCGCTCACGGCCGGCGGACAACGCCTGCCTGCCGCCGGGCTGCCGTGGTTCATGGCCATCTTCGGTCGTGACAGCATCTTCACCAGTCTGCAGGCGTTGCCGTTCGCACCGCATCTCGCCGCTACGACGCTGCGCCTTCTGACGCTGGTGCAGGGCGTCGTGTTGGACGATTTTCGCGAGGAGGAGCCGGGAAAGATCATGCACGAGTTGCGCTACGGGGAAACGGTCGGGTTCGAGGAGCAGCCGCACTCACCGTATTTCGGCAGCGCCGACGCGACGCCCCTTTACGTGATCCTCATCGACGAATATGAGCGGTGGACCGGAGACGACAATGCGGTGCGGCTTCTTGAGCGCTCTGCGCGGGCGGCTCTGCACTGGATCGGCGAGTACGGCGACATCATGGGCAACGGCTACATCTGGTACCAGCGCCGCAACGAGGTCAATGGCCTGGAAAACCAGTGCTGGAAGGACTCCTGGGACGCGATCTCCTACCGCGACGGCAGGCTGCCCGGCCTGCCCCGCGCCACCTGCGAGTTGCAGGGCTACGCCTACGACGCCAAGATCCGCGGCGCCCGCCTGGCCCGCGAGTTCTGGAACGACCCGGCGTACGCCGACCGCCTCGAACGGGAAGCCGCCGAGCTCAAGGAACGGTTCAACCGGGACTTCTGGGTGGAGGACGGCGAATACTACGCACTCGCTCTCGACGCCGACGGCGGCCAGGTCGACGCGCTGTCCTCCAACATCGGCCACCTGCTGTGGAGCGGCATCGTCGACCAGTCCCGAGCCGCGAAGATCGCCGAACACCTCCTCGGCCCCCGACTGTTCTCCGGCTGGGGCGTCCGCACCCTCGCGAAGGGAGAGGCCCGATACAACCCCCTCGGCTACCACGTCGGCACCGTCTGGCCCTTCGACAACTCCTTCATCGCCTGGGGACTACGCCGCTACGGCTTCACCCAGGAAGCCGCGCACATCGCCCAGGGCATCATCGACGCAGCCGAATTCTTCGACGGTCGACTGCCAGAGGCCTTCGCCGGACATGACCGGGAGCTGACCAGATATCCCGTGCGATATCCGACGGCTTGCAGTCCGCAGGCGTGGTCGACGGGCACCCCCTTGCTACTGCTGCGGACCATGCTCGGGTTGGAGCCGCGCGGGGAGCACATGGTGACCAGACCGGCGGTGTCCCGAGAGATCGGCCGGATCGAACTGCGGGACATCCCTGGCCGGTGGGGTCGCGCCGACGCCTTCGGACGCGGGCGCATCGACTGA